In the genome of Caenorhabditis elegans chromosome IV, the window GGTAGAAGTGTatcaaaaatgtggaaattatcaaaatatgacTGTTCACGAAAACACGTTGAAAGTACGAAATTTcggtgaaacagtgaaaaaggTGAACATGAAATTTTGTGACCTAAATGTTTCCATTGAGTGTTTTGCAAAGTTAATTGAGATACAATTTACACaacatttcaaatcaaaaattattacaagTGGCATTTTATTACAACAATGTGAAACATTATTATAACTTTTCATGGATATATTATTaagaattaaaattcaaaatttaaataatgaaatttgagcgaatttccaaagtttttcaCTGAAGATATAATCGCATGAGCAAAATACTATCTTgcattgaaagttttgaaacaattctgaaacagcaaacatttttaaaaatcaaaattttctatttactCCCGTTTAGCAAACCAAACCAAATaactgattttattttaataaccAGACAAAAAAGCATTTCTTTACAATTTTGCAGAATGTTGTTGCATAATttggaaatataaaatattcgGCCAAACAAATTCGATTTATCTACTGACATTATATCATCaatgtgaaacagtatttttttttacataacTCTCATTTACATGAGACTGAGTTCAACTCTCTTCCACAgtctaattttttaacgaagtttttcccaacaaaaaaaacggatcgtcctttaatcctttgtaaaagtattttttctgttctttTACATTCTCATTTACTTAAGAGACAATTTATTCTCATGTACATGAGAACATAAGTATTTCCCGtcaatttgaaaacagttCAGACttcaaaatatagttttttttcaagatattgGTTTctgtatcaaattttttttttatttaagtaagaaattgttgaaaccatattttcttttattttgaagttgaaaaaatacaaatacaaTGTTGTACAACACCTTTTctgaatgctttttttttacttctcaaactgaaaactcttatctgaaacagtgaaaatttgattttttttaaaatttttcaccacCGTCAACCTTTTGtcaagataaattttttttttcggaatctCGATAATTTCAACCACATTATATTcgatcgaattttttattcctcAGAATTTCACATTTCCTGGTAGTTGTTATTAAAGCCTGTAAATAAGAAactttcacgatttttttttctaaaatatgaTGTTTCAACTtactgataaaaaattttgggaaatgtAACTGTGTGCAtaaagaaagttgaaaaagtattattttcgatgaaagcaacaatttctaaatttaggcaaacttaaaaaactcaaattttcaaaatttcacagttTCTGATAGTTTTTATTATcgaatgttttgttttgagtTATTGCAGGTTTGATTTTCTGTGGATGCAAGttttggaactattttttggatgaaaGCAGCTGAAAGCTGGTCAGGGATAGGTGAATATTTATGTACTTCACATATTCTTCGGTTGTAAATTTTATTGTGGTGATAAATTATATTCAGCTTTGAAAGAAGACGGAGTTCTGCAAAATGTTACTATGATGCTTCAAAAAGTcgctgaaacagtaaataaaaagtgaaatttaatttttttcaatacgtGAAGATGTGATTGTAAACTgtaatattaaaacaaaaatatgaaaaatgctgaataaaaattgtttttgctgTTTCGCCAACTTCATTTGGTAAAGAACATATTTCTAGATTACTGAATAGCGCTATTGTAATTgtgataaattttcatttttcgcaaaaacctccaaaacgaaaataaaaataattttctttaataacagaatatttggaagttttgaaataattttcgttGCACATCGTTCCAGTGAAAAGTCATTGACGTaagtttttaagaaaagtaACTGAAATggcagattttgaaaatgtaattcTCGGTAAATATATCTCACATCaaataaccttttttttcaaaaataagaaagtttCTACCATTTCAATaacttttcttaaaaacttACCTCAATAACTTTTTAATAGGGAATGACTTTTTTCCCtctttcattttaatttaggTACACACAAATATCTATTCTacacaataataataataatatctTATTGTTCAGTAGTctgacaattttgaattggATACTCATTAAAAACTGATaatcatttttgaagtatATGTGAAATTGAACGATAAAAATAAATCCACAGCTcaagttatttgaaatttcacacttTCTCACTGTTATTATCAAGAACAggtattaaattttcaatacttcatagcgtttttttcacaaaaaattgtattacaTATTGGTAAAATGTGTTTTCCAAACCTAAAGCGccgctaaaaaattgaattttcgtcGTGATAAATCGTCATTTCGAAATGTACAAATCGCATACATCGTATGCGTATTTCCCAAGTGGCTTTATCATTTCTTTGAAAcagcaaattaaaaaaaaaacaatattttctgaaCTCAATTTGTTTGTACCCTAATTgtgtttataaaaattgaaaagctagtgcagtgttttttaaaaggttATTGAAAcggtcaaaatatttttcagagcaatttactaaaaaaaaagttgtgaagtTGCACAACAATCGAGTATCTTATCATCCTAATTTTCGAAGTAAAAGCAAGGATAGTCTActtcaaaacgaaaaagtcattgacgtgagtttaaaaaaaaagtagttaaaaatgctatttttccttttattttaattaactAATATCTTTTTTACGTATTCAATTAAGCCCGTTTGTATTTATTCGTTATaggtaatttttcgattaacaatcgtaataaattgaattaaacACTGATAAAGTTATTATTtcttgcaacaaaaaaaacgattttgaaattcatttttctgaatttcacaCTTTCAGTTAGTTGATATTAACGTTTGTAAATAGGATGGTATATTCGAAGACTCAAAAGTGTAGACAGttgaagagacacagacatcCCGGGACCCAGTGGGCGGGGAACAGGAAGAGCcaatttgtgtcgatttacagaAAGCTTGTAAAGATAAAAAGACGTAAGTCAACATAGATCGGGTCTTCCCGCGCCCCGCCAGCTGGCTCTCGGGATGTCTGTATCTTATTCAACTGTTTACACTTTCTGGACCGGTAATAGATACTTTTTGCAATCTGAAAACGTAAtttagcagccgacataaattggggtttttattgattaataATTTAATGATTCTCGTTTTGAAGTAGACTATCCTTgcttttacttcaaaaatcaggatgatgaaaaatattttgaccgTTTCAATGaccttttaaaaaacactgcactagcttttcattttttataaacacAATTAGGGTCCAAACAAATTGAGttcagaaaatattgttttttttttcaaaaaaaatttgctgttcCAAAGAAATTATAAAGCCACTTGGGAAATACGCATGCGATGTATGCGATTTgtacatttcgaaaaattatttgagaagAGAgtatcagtttttttaaattcttattTTAGGCACACATTattacttaaaatttgaaaattttacatttactGATAGTTATTATTATCGAATGTTTATATTTGAGTTATTTGAGTTATTGCAGGTGTGTGGCTacttttggaacattttgttGAATGAAAGCAGCCGACAACATACTTGGTTGAGAATTAAAAGAATTAATTAATATTCATGTGGTTCACATTTCTTttgtgtttatttttctttaaacgtGATAAGCAGCGGTAGAGTGGCTCACGATTTTACACTACTCTTTTAACTAGTCAATGAAACAGTGAATAAAATGTTAACTATAATCATCTTGTTAGAAATGATAGCGTAAAACTGTGAActgtaaatctacaaaaaaattgcgaacaTGCTgaattgcattattttcaaaacatatgtgtgataaaaataattagtttAATTGTAGTTCTATTAATTTAcccttttctcaaaaaaaaaaattcggttccaaatttctgaaatgttttatacAAAAGAATCAGCTAGCAATTGTTGTAGACGTCAGGGGCAAtattcattttgcaaaaattagatttattggttaaattaaaatcagtgaaatattTCTACCATTTTACCAACTTTTCTTAAAGCCTTGaaacaatcaatttttacttttgaaCAATCGGAAACACAAATTAATGTATCTTAATTTTACgaatattttccaataaaattatgCTGTTTCAGCCGGATGGTTAAACAATTTATGTgagtaaattttatttccagccatatttaaatcaattttacaTTAAAGTGACATCATGCAGTAAATAATATGATTTCATTAAAGTATTACAGCCCGttgaattactttttttctattgaacaaaagcagccgacattgatCGAGGTCTGCGATTAGTAAGTTTCGAGTGCTTCCCATTAACTATTGTTAAGTGGCGCGGAATATTACTCTCATGTTTCAACTAGTcgatgaaacagtaaataaaaCGTTAACTCCAATATTCAGTTGTTCTTTTTAATACGCTTTGttatctttaattttcaaataaacatttttagatcactgtttcacaaaaagaATGCAATAAATTGCGGTCAAgattaattttataatactTTTTCATggtacaaatttttgaaatttaaatttaaaaaactaccacagttttgggttttttcagattttttttttcaaattttccttttttttttaaattgctttTACATAACAAAAAATCCCATAATGTTTGAGATTGttgattttgcaaatatttttactatttcaactacttttcttaaaaatttacaaaaattaattttcaatacgaACTCGAGCGCTTTTTGAATAGATATTTACAACCACCTACAACGAGACACATTGTTTTCTGGGGACCAAACatcataataaattttttttgtttccagttctttccaattttaattttacggAACCAACttctgatttgtttttttttaaagtacagTGAACAAATTCGGCTCCATATTCTGAAATAGAatttccatttgaaaatttttaactgtgtattaaaataaaacattattagcttttttgtaagtttatttaaaaatcgaaaatttttcgtttttcgattttttgaaaaaaatcgaaaaaccgacacccttgaTTATgatatctattttttttatttcttgcaGTTTAATCTTAtgcagtttaaaaatttatttctcaaaaaaaaattcactgtttctAGTAGTTGttatttgtcatttttaataactttacTTAATTTCgagtaaatgaaaaatttgatgtttcatGTTGTCGATTAATTTGAGATTATCCTCTAACAGTACTTCTCATGCCAGCAAACATTTTAGTTTATGTTCCCTTCTAGTTGTAAGTTCAACGATAGAAGTTTtccataaacattttaaatctgaaattttattacagtttctaaaacttttcttttGATCTAACAAAAAGTGCTTTGAATATATTTGAATCTATAAAATAAGACATTTTTTAGCCGACATCGATCGAGGCCTGCGATTAGAAAAGCTTCAAGTGCAATTATAGTCAAAGTTGGCCAGAATAGTAGTAACGCACAATATAGCTTTCATGTTTCATCTAGTcgatgaaacagtaaataaaaagtttactgtaatagtcgaaaaaaattgcatttgtCAATCTACAGCACTAataaattgattaatttttggcaGATAAAAGGGGTTCCCAgtcaattcaattttgtacAACCcagtcaattgaaaaaaagtttacatcTTTAcattaattattaattattaatttacaTTAatgtatataaaaacatgtattttaatactgTGGTGACGTCATCTTTCTACACTTTGTTCAGACACTACTTGAATGCTAAATATCTTACGAAaccaagaatttcaaattgtcaCACAAAAGCAAAAATTGGGTGCGAATTTGAAAGGTgttcagcaaaattttcagtgataggctttaaaaaccaaacaaaaacATAGAGAACATGAAACAATATAGctaaagatttttaatttcaattattacTCCATTTCAAACCAAGAGCTTGAAAAGATCACAGCGGCAGAAAATTggcttaaatttgaaatttaatattttttgtacataggaaatattcaattattcaaattttaaaaatgaacgtgaactttaaataattgatagataattgataaaacgtgtaactaaaaaaataattcaaaaaaccaaaaaatcaatacgaggttttcaaaatgcttTTTCGAAACCTGCTCTTGTTTCTCACGATAAGCTCATTCATTTGTGTTGCTGAAGCTGGAAAGATCCACAGACAtctgaagaaaattggaaagagATTCGAAAAATGGGAGAAAACCGAAGAAgaaggttagtttttttttcaaacagtaATTTGGAACTACTCAATTTCGATGTCTCACAGTCTCTGTTATTTGAAACGTAAGAAATATCCAACGTTGACTTTTATCTCCCAGTTGAAACAAATAAACTCATCGAAAcagtaataaattttcagtgttcgCCGAAAAACTGCAACATTGGAACGAGCAAACCGACAAGCAGGTGAATGACACAAAATGGTATTTTGCTCAGAATATGGTCACTTCATTTGTGCATTCATCGTCTTCTGAAAATGAGTTCTACAGTGATGCAAAGGATTCGATCGACTCGATGTTAAGTGATGATTTGGTTGCAGAAATTTGTGGATCAAATGAGAAATTGAATTCCTgtaagtttcaaatttgatttaagaaacttccaatttttgacaaattacaGTCAAGTACAGTCTTTATGTAGCTCATGAGAgtttgaagatgaagaaaatcGATGATTCTGTGCATGATTCGGTGCAATATAAAGTGAAAGACACCCCGAAAGACACTCTTCAAGTCGTCTTCAAATTCGAGCAAACCActaaaaaagacgaaaagtccaCAGTTTTGTTTGACGTAACTATGAAAATTACGGTAGGTACTACTGCGCCAAACTTATTgggcctgaaaattttcagttcccaAAGCACCTAAGACCCAACTTCTTGATCACGGAACTCCATCAAGGCGGAAGTTGTGCAGATCATGGAGTTGTTGGATACGCGATGCTTGATCCAGCAACGGAACCTCTAAAAGCTGCTTCCAGTGCCAAGGGATTGTTCTATCTATTCACTCCGAGCTATTTCAAGTACATTGGTGTTCCGTTGAATAAGCTTTCAACAAATTGGCTCTGGGCACTGGATCCCAAGGATCTTAAAGTGGAAATTTGTCACCAAAATGAAGAGGCTCCAGTAGAATATACTAGAGGTGAGTGGAAAATGTGCGACCGACAAAATCCGGGCCGATCTCTAAAATTGACGGTTATAGGATTGTCCaactttctgaattttttaaaagaatattttatcatatttctgatttttcttccCGTTATTAGTTAAAttaacagtttttcaaaaaatttgccgtaCTGCAGTGTTTCCATATTTGGACGTGGGCGACGCCTATtccatgcctgcctaccgcatTTTTTTACCTGCATTTTGGCATAAACTCGATCGCATATTTTGAAGATCTGCTGCTGAAACTTTTACAAATGTTTCGGTGTTACCTTAGAATGCGGAAATCCACGGGACTCCATGTAGCCTGCCTCGCGCCGCGCCTCCTATATAGTGCGGCGcagaacccgaaaagtgtcggccgcggcgAAAGAACCACCTTTTGCACTATGTGGTGCAACCACGCCCTCCCTATCACATTATGTGTACTGCGGCCGACGCTGCGCAGGTCCGCGCATCGGCGGGCGACAGTACTGCCTTCGTGGAAGGCCTATTTACACTCAAAAAAagctgcgtggcgtgtactgcagaaatcctaatatttaggccccacctttttctcgtccactcaaaaaaaaactctgtaccccaaccaatatcaggccgctgacatctcacgggttccgcgcgccgctgcgtttaactcgctgtgggcgtggcgcccgctgcgagttaaacatagcggcgcgcggaacccgtgagatgtcggcggcctgatattggtttgtgtccaaatttttgccttttctccgtgagtggacgagaaaaaggagGGGCCTAAAGAAGGCCTATTTAAGCTCCattaaaaatgtgtgtttCAGAACAACTTTATTCGTCCACGTGGTGACCTTTCCACGTCTACACCGACGACCACAAGACAGGTGTACAACACCGCCCAACAGGAGATGCTCATCGAATCAGTCTTAACTTTTCCTTACTTTTTGTTCTCCGTTCTTTTGTGTAGTCTACTAGATCTTTGTCAATAAATACTTATAGAGTCACCGTTGTTCTGTTAGTTTAACTTATAGAAAATACCACTGAACGCACTgcaaaacatggtgcatcgaccgggAACGACGAATAATTATTAAGTCGTGAATAATGGAGATCCTGCTCCATGCTATTCGCGACAGGTACAAAAGATTTGCAATGATGTGGCATCCGGAAGTTGGAAACGACGAGTACATGACCGTGCAAATGTTGAGTCAGGATGAGCAAAAGCTGTCTGCACGAGTCACCATGAAGCTTGAAATGGGAATTAATACAACCGCAAAAGTTTGGGAATGGAACTTTAAGATTACGGCTAATCTGGTAACTTTTATACACGTTTTTACCGATTTTCACAAACcagatttaaattttagaattctgACAAAAAGTGGTACATAACGTATTTCGAGTTTATGTGCAATCCCTTCATCAAGTATATGGACGAATCTCTGATCTCAATTCGAGATGTGGCAACTGAGAAGTTCTTGTCAACTATGCGGGACCAGCAACCGCCCGTCTCGTGGTGGTCAACTGTAGAGTTTGTGAAACAGTTTCAGAAGGATGAGAAAATGGAAGCTCAAATTTGCGCGGTACCCAAGCCACCTCCGGATTATACATGTGGGTTGAGAGGTTAAAACTTTGTTTCAAGatgatttgaacttttttcagtggCTGGTGAGCTTATTCTCTTCAACCTAGGACGGCACTTTAAGCTTGATCTTGAAGTAAGTGACTGTCTTAGAATAGAACTTACGCTTCAATCAAACTATATTTCAGCAATACGAGGTAGATTATACTGATATTCCTCTGCCAGCAACAGAAAGCACGTACTTCAAAATAAAGACCATTGCGAAGGGTTACAGTCCAGCGTATCGTTTTGTACACAACTGGGAGTTTCATATAAAATGGGTCAGTTTTGCGCCCGACATTTTCCGGGATCACCTAACAAGTTACAGGACAAAATGGACCAATTCTATTACATTCATAAGATTGATATTAGCTGTGGAAAACAGGTTTCTGATTGGGCTGGAGAAAGATatgtatttatttcaaaagagGTTTGGAAAAGAGACATGGGTTTAGGTTAACTGATTTATGAAATGCCGAGGAataaagatttgaaaattgattgattttggcaacatattgtaaattttgaaacaaaaaacttgtcaaaaacaaattctcaCTCTTTTTGTCGGCGATCGGCCAATCTTTTAGAAACACATATGAGTTTCAaacattcttcaattttttgagaaatttgtgagaattaaatgaaattttggctAATGTGACACGGATAActacaattgttttttaattttaagccGTCATAAAAGTTTCCTGAGAATTTTAGTTGTTCCTTGTAAATTTCACACGTTTGATTTGTTAATGTATTCTATCCacaaaaattgtatgtttaaaaaaatttcactatttcatgtagttttttttaagtattgTTTTTCGAATAAGAATAGTGAATCCAATATTCGGTaaagtaaaaatgtttaaatttgtaaaatagttttcataaTATCGTTCAATTGGAAAAGTATGTATTTAACAGACAATTGAAACagtaggaaatttttaaagaaaattgagtAAGTTTGAATCccatttttaaatgcaaataaaacaacaaaaaaattaattcaaaaaaattaatacatttCGCCcggttttttaatttatttttctaattttaatttttgacatattatagtaaaaaattcacatttttttcaaataatttttgtcattgttacaaatttttcatctaaatAGAAATGGCTATtgtgctttttcaaaaacatagcTAGTTATTTTTATTGTCGACACTTGAGttcttgatttaaaaaaaactaggtgAAACCATGAAAGTCAGTTTTTCCAGCCAACTTTGCAACGACACGctgtaaaaaatgagaaaacgtATACATTTTCATAAAGTTGATATAGCGTGTATTGTTTAtactaaattaatttatacagtttttgctgtttcaagaatgctttgaattttttgagaaacccaaaattttgttttgcacAGTTTTTTTAGTATGTCAAggttaattaatttttttttactataaaattgttcaaaactttACTCTGTCCGTTTCAACGGAAACAGTGACAAAGAGTGAAATTTAATACTGCATTCGATCAATTTaatattcaacaaaatattttttttttgatttaaaattttttttgcagtttcaatTAAGTTTTTTAACAACTAATTGTAAATAGTTCGCAATTCCTTCCTTTTCAATCGGAAACACATTATGGTAATTTCATAGTTTCaagtttcttgaaatttctgaataaaactTTGCCATTTCGTTTATGTTTAGCAGAGTTTGCAAGATTTACGCTCACCGTTAAATTTagtgaaacaattgaaaaatattactaCAGTTTTAACAACGTTtcttaaaaactcacaaaaataaatttgcaatTCCGTTTGTTCATAAATGTATTGACGAATtgaaattgtggttttgctttttttttgaaaatttcagagtttcaattttaatcggcaaaatggtGGTACGTATCCTGTGAATGTTCCaccatctattttgaaaagtatgtaaattctctgaaaatatctagaaaaaacgggaaaaattttaaagaggCACAGTTATAAGTGTTCCCgccttataaaaaatccctctaaaaacttttggTAAATTAATGCAATTTAATcaacaatttgccaattttccaaatttgccgaCAAAAGCAGTTGCCGAAcgtttcagacaaaaatttaGACAGAAAcatatttactgtttcaataaagGTTCTTAAAAgctcacaaaaaatgaacGTGCAATTTGTTTCCCACGTAAACACCAAATGTTCATTCACCCGGATTTAAGCGTTTTGCCAGCCCTGGACcatattaaaaaacttttgaaacttcccaaactaaaaaattttgctcaaaatattCCTGGGTTCCCTGGTAATTGagtattccagaaaaatcagataaaacaagtttttttggatGGAACTATTgtcattttgaagtttggtTGTGTAAGAATTATTTccttg includes:
- the Y51H4A.22 gene encoding uncharacterized protein (Confirmed by transcript evidence), whose translation is MLFRNLLLFLTISSFICVAEAGKIHRHLKKIGKRFEKWEKTEEEVFAEKLQHWNEQTDKQVNDTKWYFAQNMVTSFVHSSSSENEFYSDAKDSIDSMLSDDLVAEICGSNEKLNSFKYSLYVAHESLKMKKIDDSVHDSVQYKVKDTPKDTLQVVFKFEQTTKKDEKSTVLFDVTMKITFPKHLRPNFLITELHQGGSCADHGVVGYAMLDPATEPLKAASSAKGLFYLFTPSYFKYIGVPLNKLSTNWLWALDPKDLKVEICHQNEEAPVEYTREQLYSSTW
- the Y51H4A.23 gene encoding Bet_v_1 domain-containing protein (Predicted), with translation MEILLHAIRDRYKRFAMMWHPEVGNDEYMTVQMLSQDEQKLSARVTMKLEMGINTTAKVWEWNFKITANLNSDKKWYITYFEFMCNPFIKYMDESLISIRDVATEKFLSTMRDQQPPVSWWSTVEFVKQFQKDEKMEAQICAVDYTDIPLPATESTYFKIKTIAKGYSPAYRFVHNWEFHIKWDKMDQFYYIHKIDISCGKQVSDWAGERYVFISKEVWKRDMGLG